TGTATTTCACCGACAAGGGGCCCAGCGCAGCCGTCCGCCTGGCCGCTGCCAATCCGGGCGCGCTGGGACTGTCGCAGGACGCGCTCGAACGCCGCGCGCGCGCGCGAGGTATCGCCGTGCCGCCGGGATCGGTCCTGACCAAGGCCGCGGCTCCCGCCACCGTAGCCGCGCTGCTCGACATCGAGGACCTGCCCGTTCATGAACCCTATCTGCGCGCTCTCGAGCGCGCGGGCGCAGCGCTGCGGGTCACCTCGCGCTGGTTCAACGCCGCGAGTGTGTCGTGTACCGAAACGCAGGCCCGCGAGATTGCGCGTCTGCCCTTTGTGGCGCGCGTCGAAAACGTGCGTCGCTGGAGGCGCGACGCGTCGGAGACGGCGATGACAAAATCGTCCGGGGTCCTGGATTCACCGCTTCCGCGCAGCTACGGCTTCGATTACGGCAACGCTCTGACACAACTCGAGGTCATCAACGTGCCCGCGGTGCATGACGTGTGGATCGACGGCACGGGCATACTTGTGGGCATGGTCGACGACGGCTATCGCTGGCGCACACATGTCGCGATGCGCAACACGCGTGTGCTGGGCGAATACGATTTTATCCAGAAGGACACGGTGACCGAGAATCAGGACGGCGACACGTGGAGCCAGGACAGCCATGGCACCGTCACCTTCTCGACGCTTGCGGCATTCCTCCCTGGCACGACCATCGGCCCCGCATTCAACGCCTCGTTTTATCTTGCGAAGACAGAAATCCACGACATGGAAATTCCCGTCGAAGAGGACAACTGGGTGGCGGGTGTCGAGTGGCTCGAGTCGAAAGGCGCCGCCGTGGTCAGTTCCTCGCTCGGGTATGCAACTTTTGACGACAGCACCGGATACCATTACGACCAGGGCGACTTCGACGGAAAGACCGCGACCACGTCGCGCGCCGCCGCGCGCGCTGCGCGCCTCGGCGTCGTCATCAGCACGGCGATGGGCAACGAGGGAAATTTCACAGGCACCCTCATCGCGCCGTCGGACGCCGACAGCATTCTCTCGATCGGCGCAATCAACTTCCAGAACGCCGTCGCGAGTTTTAGTTCCAACGGTCCCACAAACGACGGACGCACGAAGCCCGACTTTGTTGCACCGGGTGTCGCCGTCTATTGCGCCACCAAGAACGGCGACAGCACCTATACACGCGCCAACGGCACATCGCTCGCGACCCCGCTTGCCTCGGGAGTTGCGGCGCTTGTGCGCTCCGCGCGCCCCGAACTCACGCCGCTGCAGGTGCGCGAGTCGATGCGCAGCACGGCCGACAATGCCACCGCGCCCGACAACTCGCGCGGCTGGGGCCGTCTCGATGCCTGGCGCGCGCTGCTGTATCACGGCATGGTCATCAGCACCAACCCGAAGATTTTCTGGGACGGCGCGCGGCACCGCATCGCCGCCTATGTACTCTCCCCGAATCCCGTCGATGTGTCGTCGGTCACGCTCAATTATTCGGTACACGACGGCGCGTCCACCCCGCTTACCATGTCGCTGAACACGTCTTACGCCGGACTCGGCAGCGGTTCCGGCCTCTATGTGGCCGACCTTCCCGCGCTGCCGGCGGATCAGATCGTGAAGTTCGACATCACGGCCTACGACAGCCGCGAGCGGCGCAGCAGCCCGTACGGTGCTCCGGCCAACCGTCACAGCTTCCGCGTGGGCGAACAGCGTGCCGCGGGTGCGGAGCACATCTTTTTGAAATCGTTCACGCTGGATGCCTCGTATCCGAATCCGATCGTGTCGCGCTCCGGCGCGGCGGTGATACGGTTCGGCGTGCCCGCCCCCGGCGCGTCCGTCACCATCGAGGTGTACGACATGCTTGGACGCCGTCTCGCGACGGTGGCCGACGGATGGCGCGCGCCCGGCATGTACAGCGTTCCGTTTGCACCCTCGGCGTTGTCGTCGGGGCTGTATTTCTATTCTCTCCGTTCCGGCGACATGTTCCTGTCGCGGTCGCTCTTGATCACGCGCTGAGGAAGAAGGCAGGCCGTCCGCGTGTACACACTCGCGATGTCGTCTTTCGCGCTGTCCTTCGGGGCAAGTCTAGCGCTGCTTGTCGTCCTGGTGCTGGCGGCAGTTGGCATCAGCATCTTTGTGTATCGGCACACGGTGCCCGAGATAGATCCGCGCAGGCGTGTGGTGCTTGTGGCCCTGCGCGCAACCGCGCTATCGCTGCTGCTGTTCCTGATCTTCGAACCCGTGCTGAACCTCCGCAGCGAGGAGACGGTGGCGCCGCGCATCGCGGTGCTTGTGGACAATTCGCGTTCGCTCACCGTGCGCGACGGCGAGAGCGAGCGCGCCGCTGTGGTGCGCGCGCTTGTCGCCTCCGACGCAATAGGCGGACTCTCCGGCGTCGGCGATGTCTCGCCTTACCTCTTTGCCGGACGGCCCTCGCCGCTGCAGGCGCTGCATCCCGATTCGCTCACCTTTGCGGGCGGCGAGACCGACATCGCCCTCGCCCTGCAGCAGGTGCAGCGCGACCTTGTCGAGAAAAATCTCCGCGCCGTGGTGCTCGTGACCGATGGTGTGGTGACAAACGGGCGCAATCCGCTGCACGCGGCCGAGGCGCTCGGCCTGCCAGTGTACGTGATCGGCGTGGGCGACTCGACGGAGAAGAAGGATCTGCTTGTTTCGCGGATGCTCGTGAACGCCATCGGATATGTCGAGAGCAGCATACCGGTCGATGTGTGGCTCCGTAGCGCGGGATACGGCGATGAGACAGTGCGTGTGACACTGTCCGACGGGACCTCGACGGTCGGGGGCAAGGAAGTGCGCCTGGCCGCGGGCACAGAGCAGCAGATCCAATTCCAGTATGTGCCGAAATCCGACGGCGTGAAAAAACTGACCGTTGCGGTCACCACTCTTCCCGGCGAGAGCACCACCAAGAACAATCGCGCAACATCGTTCATCAAGATTTTAAAGAGCAAGATGAAGATCGTGCTGGTGGCGGGCGCGCCGAGTCCCGACGTGTCTTTCCTCGAGCAGGCGTTCCGCCGCGATAAAAACGCCGAGGTGGTGTCGTACGTGCAGAAGCAGGGCGCGTCGTGGTACGGAAACGCGCCGACGCAGCAGTCCTTCGCCGATGCCGACGCAATTGTGCTTGCGGGGTATCCGCTTCCGCAGTCCGGCAACGAGCAACTGCGATTTGTGCGCGAGGCGATCGAGAAACGCGCCGTGCCGCTGCTGCTCGTCCCGAGCCGCGATCTGGATTTTGCGAAACTCAAGAGTGTGCTCGACGCGTGGCTGCCTTTTGATGTGGTGCAGACGCGAAAAGAGGAGACACAAGTCTTTTTTGAACTGGCGCGCGATGCGCGTCTCGATCCGGTGGTCTCGTCGGGCATTCCCACCGAGAGCTGGCCGAAACTGCCGCCGCTCTTCCGCACGGAATCGAGTCTGAAGGCCCGCCCCGGCGCGCGCACGCTCGCGACCATGCGCATCAACACCGTGGCGTTCAACGAGCCGCTGCTCGTTTCGCGTTCGCTGAACCGCAGCAAAGTGCTCGCGTTCACCGGCTACGGCTTATGGCGCTGGCAGCTCGCCGACGACGTGCTGGGCGGCGCACTGCCCGAGCTGCTCGTCGCCAACAGCGTCCGCTGGCTTACGACACGGGACGACAACAAACGTGTGCGCATCCGCCCTGTGAAGGAGTTTTTCGACAGCGGCGACAACATCGCGCTGGCCGCGCAGGTGTACAACGAAAGCAACGAGCCGGTGGACGACGCCGAAGTGACGGTGACCGTGAGGGGACCCGGCGGCGTGCGCGAGCTTGCGCTCGGACCGCTTGGTTCAGGCCGCTACAGCGGCGACTTCGACGGCGCGCGGGAAGGGGAGTACAGCTTCACCGGCAGCGCGCGGCGCGAGGGAGCGCAGCTCGGCACCGACGAGGGACGTTTCACCGTCGGTGAAACGGCGCTCGAATATCTCGACACGCGGCTCAACAGCACACTGCTCCGCCAAATTGCCTCGCGCAGCAGGGGCCGCTACTTCTCCGCCGCCGATGCGCGCGCCCTCCCGGCGGCCATCTCCGCCGACCCGGCCTTTGTCCCGCGCCTGCGCGACATTAAATCGGACATACAGCTCTGGAATCTCGCATGGCTCCTCGCCGCGGCCGTCCTTCTCTTCGCCGCCGAATGGTACCTGCGGAAACAGTCCGGCATGGTCTAGCAGGACAGCGGGAGAGCGGGACAGC
This window of the Ignavibacteriota bacterium genome carries:
- a CDS encoding S8 family peptidase, which codes for MTASRIILNAACAALLLAAGASAQRSARWVYFTDKGPSAAVRLAAANPGALGLSQDALERRARARGIAVPPGSVLTKAAAPATVAALLDIEDLPVHEPYLRALERAGAALRVTSRWFNAASVSCTETQAREIARLPFVARVENVRRWRRDASETAMTKSSGVLDSPLPRSYGFDYGNALTQLEVINVPAVHDVWIDGTGILVGMVDDGYRWRTHVAMRNTRVLGEYDFIQKDTVTENQDGDTWSQDSHGTVTFSTLAAFLPGTTIGPAFNASFYLAKTEIHDMEIPVEEDNWVAGVEWLESKGAAVVSSSLGYATFDDSTGYHYDQGDFDGKTATTSRAAARAARLGVVISTAMGNEGNFTGTLIAPSDADSILSIGAINFQNAVASFSSNGPTNDGRTKPDFVAPGVAVYCATKNGDSTYTRANGTSLATPLASGVAALVRSARPELTPLQVRESMRSTADNATAPDNSRGWGRLDAWRALLYHGMVISTNPKIFWDGARHRIAAYVLSPNPVDVSSVTLNYSVHDGASTPLTMSLNTSYAGLGSGSGLYVADLPALPADQIVKFDITAYDSRERRSSPYGAPANRHSFRVGEQRAAGAEHIFLKSFTLDASYPNPIVSRSGAAVIRFGVPAPGASVTIEVYDMLGRRLATVADGWRAPGMYSVPFAPSALSSGLYFYSLRSGDMFLSRSLLITR